Proteins from a single region of Runella sp. SP2:
- a CDS encoding NAD(P)/FAD-dependent oxidoreductase, with translation MYQSFQLTLPPDVALDDAAFQQHVVRHLGLQQAETLTIRKLKQSIDARSRQVKVNVTLEVYADEVAPPAIAYQKSYPDVSQKPTVVIVGCGPAGMFAALRLIELGYKPIVLERGKDVRARRRDLAAINKEHIVDPDSNYCFGEGGAGTYSDGKLYTRSNKRGDVRRILEILVAHGATEQILYDAHPHIGTNKLPPLIADMRESILQAGGEVHFNTRVADFILDNQSETMRGVITSDGKEYVGLGVILATGHSARDIFELCHQRGVYIESKPFAVGVRIEHAQSLIDSVQYHCADRGAYLPAASYSLVTQTRVNGVQRGVFSFCMCPGGFIVPAATAPGELVVNGMSPSRRDSRFANSGMVVSIEEADLKPFAKFGPLAGLELQKKIEQKACAITGGGQVAPAQRVQDFIKQRTSGSLLETSYQPGLQSLDLREYLPPHIAEPLRLGLQDFGKKMKGYVSNEAQLIGAESRTSSPVRIPRDRETAEHIQTKRLFPCGEGAGYAGGIMSAALDGTFVAECLVKLYGK, from the coding sequence ATGTATCAATCATTTCAACTTACGCTGCCACCCGACGTGGCACTCGACGACGCTGCTTTTCAACAACACGTGGTTCGTCATTTGGGGCTACAACAAGCCGAAACCCTCACAATTCGCAAACTAAAGCAGTCGATTGACGCCCGCTCACGGCAAGTGAAAGTCAACGTGACGTTGGAGGTGTATGCCGATGAAGTGGCTCCGCCAGCGATTGCCTACCAAAAAAGCTACCCCGACGTATCCCAAAAGCCTACAGTGGTGATTGTGGGTTGCGGGCCTGCGGGGATGTTTGCCGCCTTGCGCCTGATTGAATTGGGCTACAAACCCATTGTGCTGGAGCGCGGCAAAGACGTGCGAGCGCGTCGGCGCGATTTGGCAGCAATTAACAAAGAACACATTGTGGACCCCGATTCCAATTATTGCTTTGGCGAAGGCGGAGCGGGGACTTATTCCGACGGTAAATTATATACTCGTTCCAACAAAAGGGGCGATGTACGACGAATTTTGGAAATCTTGGTGGCGCACGGGGCTACCGAACAAATTTTATACGATGCCCATCCGCACATTGGCACCAACAAACTCCCACCGCTGATTGCCGACATGCGCGAAAGCATTCTGCAAGCAGGCGGAGAAGTGCATTTTAACACTCGAGTGGCGGATTTTATACTGGATAACCAGTCTGAAACAATGCGCGGTGTCATCACGTCCGACGGTAAAGAATACGTAGGATTGGGGGTGATTTTGGCGACGGGACACTCGGCCCGCGATATTTTTGAATTGTGCCATCAACGAGGCGTTTACATTGAAAGTAAACCTTTTGCCGTAGGGGTGAGGATTGAACACGCCCAAAGCCTGATTGATTCGGTACAGTACCATTGTGCCGACAGGGGGGCGTATTTGCCCGCGGCTTCGTACAGTTTGGTGACCCAAACCCGCGTCAATGGCGTGCAGCGGGGCGTATTTTCGTTTTGTATGTGTCCAGGTGGGTTTATTGTCCCAGCGGCCACGGCGCCAGGTGAGTTGGTGGTGAATGGCATGTCGCCTTCACGGCGCGACTCACGTTTTGCCAATTCGGGCATGGTGGTGAGCATCGAAGAAGCCGATTTAAAGCCGTTTGCCAAGTTTGGACCGTTGGCGGGACTAGAACTTCAAAAGAAAATAGAACAAAAAGCCTGTGCCATCACGGGGGGCGGGCAAGTAGCGCCTGCGCAACGGGTGCAGGATTTTATCAAACAGCGCACGTCAGGCAGTTTGTTGGAAACTTCCTACCAACCTGGGTTACAGTCGCTGGATTTGCGCGAGTATTTGCCGCCGCACATTGCCGAGCCGCTGCGGTTGGGTTTGCAAGATTTTGGGAAAAAAATGAAGGGGTATGTCTCAAACGAGGCACAGTTGATTGGGGCCGAAAGTCGGACGTCGTCACCCGTGCGCATCCCCCGCGACCGCGAAACGGCAGAACATATTCAAACCAAGCGCCTCTTCCCGTGTGGTGAAGGGGCAGGCTACGCGGGCGGCATCATGTCAGCGGCCTTAGACGGTACGTTTGTGGCGGAGTGCTTGGTGAAGCTTTATGGGAAGTAG
- a CDS encoding carboxymuconolactone decarboxylase family protein: protein MQKRLNIKEVAPNALKAMIGLEMYLSKASMSKTTKELIKIRASQINGCAYCINIHTQDAIKNGETNQRIFLLNAWREAEGIFTDEEKIVLAITEEITLIHQKGLSDETYSKALQFFSEAQIADIITAIITINLWNRVVLSTHLPIGQSLA from the coding sequence ATGCAAAAACGACTTAACATTAAAGAAGTTGCACCCAATGCACTAAAAGCGATGATTGGTTTAGAAATGTATCTTTCAAAGGCTTCCATGTCTAAGACAACCAAAGAACTCATAAAAATACGTGCTTCACAAATCAACGGTTGTGCATATTGTATCAACATTCACACGCAAGATGCAATTAAAAATGGTGAAACAAATCAGCGTATTTTTCTATTGAATGCCTGGAGAGAAGCTGAGGGTATTTTTACAGATGAAGAAAAAATAGTATTGGCAATAACCGAAGAAATAACATTGATCCATCAAAAGGGATTATCAGATGAAACCTATTCAAAAGCCTTACAGTTTTTTAGCGAAGCCCAAATTGCAGATATTATAACTGCCATCATTACCATCAATCTTTGGAACAGGGTTGTGCTAAGCACACACTTACCGATTGGACAAAGTCTTGCATAA
- a CDS encoding helix-turn-helix transcriptional regulator has protein sequence MNTVTITTTPLPSSESELINIVISESDSSQVLSLLIEHRIPFSCIHSEIKLFPNSINTLSPKNLPSSTDETHLFKDEFIEKIQQLHEQIVSDFSFRIPPIDEVSSSFKVSPSKFKSVFKSLYQTPYHQYFMEHKMQQARELLESGQYSVKQVSDLLGYTTPIKFVIVFKKYQKVTPGRIKVNARFRK, from the coding sequence ATGAATACCGTAACCATTACAACTACTCCCTTGCCTTCCTCAGAAAGTGAACTGATCAATATCGTCATATCTGAAAGCGATTCAAGTCAAGTACTCAGTCTCCTTATTGAACATCGAATTCCGTTTAGTTGTATTCACTCTGAAATCAAACTTTTTCCCAATTCAATCAATACCTTATCGCCCAAAAACCTACCTAGTTCTACTGACGAAACGCATCTCTTCAAAGATGAATTTATCGAAAAAATCCAGCAATTACACGAACAAATTGTTTCTGATTTTTCGTTTAGAATCCCCCCCATTGACGAAGTCTCAAGTTCGTTTAAAGTAAGTCCAAGCAAGTTTAAAAGTGTGTTTAAAAGCTTGTATCAAACACCTTACCATCAATACTTTATGGAGCACAAAATGCAACAAGCGCGCGAGCTCCTTGAAAGTGGTCAATATTCGGTAAAACAAGTATCTGACCTTTTGGGCTACACTACTCCGATTAAGTTTGTGATTGTGTTCAAAAAATACCAAAAGGTTACGCCAGGCAGAATTAAAGTCAACGCCCGATTCCGAAAGTAA
- a CDS encoding TlpA disulfide reductase family protein, with product MRTYCLFSIVIFLGGCQLSSEEKSRKISIPFTIVEGYGPFIPSFGLLAAENKQSGWAKTYENPKGIPKNWRHVIQGNIWLDPYQFVYQHFKKGNIDKGMYEYLQQSWKWVPDTTQLTSTFIRCFVYAVSGLDKSGNQWVIVDTNNNLDFSDEKAFEPEQLVFGKNEFSTKNLQRVHYDRFINGKVMNADFSLVMKVFKDGNLGYNIPQYGRCKLGDYTIVFPRNSFVFQKCGIVEETANKTFENNQLIEIDKYLTLGGLLGNKYKNKGVDFYTQTLQLESGHNENVYSFQNGYLLEPFKGQEFVTGKEIHTDNYKGKYLYVDFWGTWCRGCVQDIPKLVDLYQTLDKTKVEFVGIAAGESSPEKLRGFLEKHKVKWPQILNTPQNDLVKRYHIDAFPTTALIDPTGKIVQTNISAKVLKEILDQKLK from the coding sequence ATGCGTACTTATTGCTTGTTTTCTATTGTTATCTTTTTGGGTGGATGCCAATTAAGTTCAGAAGAGAAGAGTCGCAAAATATCTATTCCTTTTACAATTGTGGAAGGATATGGGCCATTTATTCCCTCGTTTGGCTTGCTGGCAGCTGAAAACAAACAATCTGGATGGGCAAAAACGTATGAAAACCCTAAAGGCATACCTAAAAATTGGCGTCATGTGATTCAAGGCAATATTTGGTTAGATCCTTATCAGTTTGTCTATCAGCATTTTAAAAAAGGTAACATTGATAAGGGAATGTATGAATATTTACAACAGTCATGGAAGTGGGTTCCCGATACGACACAGCTAACCTCAACTTTTATTAGATGTTTTGTATATGCAGTAAGTGGGCTGGATAAAAGTGGTAATCAATGGGTGATTGTTGATACAAATAACAATTTAGATTTTAGCGATGAAAAAGCATTTGAGCCTGAACAGCTTGTCTTTGGTAAGAATGAGTTTTCTACTAAAAATTTGCAAAGAGTACATTATGACCGTTTTATAAATGGAAAAGTTATGAATGCGGATTTTTCATTAGTTATGAAGGTTTTTAAGGATGGTAATTTAGGATATAATATCCCTCAATATGGAAGATGCAAATTAGGAGATTATACCATTGTTTTTCCTCGGAATAGTTTTGTTTTTCAAAAGTGTGGGATTGTAGAAGAGACTGCAAACAAAACGTTTGAAAATAATCAACTTATAGAAATTGATAAATATTTGACATTAGGCGGGCTTTTGGGTAATAAATATAAGAACAAAGGAGTTGATTTTTATACTCAAACCCTTCAATTAGAATCTGGTCATAACGAAAATGTCTATTCGTTTCAGAATGGGTACTTATTAGAACCGTTTAAGGGTCAAGAGTTTGTTACGGGAAAGGAAATACATACCGATAATTACAAAGGCAAGTATTTATATGTTGATTTTTGGGGAACTTGGTGCCGTGGATGCGTTCAAGATATTCCTAAACTAGTCGATTTGTACCAAACATTAGATAAAACTAAAGTTGAATTTGTGGGTATAGCAGCAGGGGAGAGTTCGCCTGAAAAATTGAGGGGTTTTTTAGAAAAGCATAAAGTTAAATGGCCACAAATACTCAATACTCCTCAAAATGACTTGGTGAAACGATATCATATCGATGCTTTTCCAACAACGGCTTTAATTGACCCAACTGGTAAAATTGTTCAAACGAATATATCCGCAAAAGTTTTGAAAGAAATTTTAGATCAAAAACTAAAATGA
- a CDS encoding RNA polymerase sigma factor has translation MYRWHKVVEMCKENNRFAQNRLYEGFAARLFRLCMRYVRHSQDAEEVLMNGFLKFFRGLPDFEYRDDPSLEAWLKRIMVNEALMHLRQQKALPVFTDTDEADNAYQIEPPDASIDAEAIYATLLELPSGYRMVFNLYVVEGFKHEEIAQQLNINVGTSKSQLSKARAMLQQLLKQRGYEQYGTI, from the coding sequence GTGTATCGCTGGCATAAAGTTGTTGAAATGTGCAAAGAAAACAACCGATTCGCGCAGAATAGGCTGTACGAGGGCTTTGCCGCGCGATTGTTTCGGCTTTGTATGCGTTACGTTCGGCACAGCCAAGACGCGGAAGAAGTGCTGATGAATGGTTTTTTGAAGTTTTTTAGAGGCTTACCCGATTTTGAATACCGCGATGACCCCAGCCTAGAAGCCTGGCTCAAACGTATCATGGTCAACGAAGCCCTCATGCATCTTCGTCAACAAAAGGCATTGCCCGTGTTTACGGATACCGACGAAGCGGATAACGCCTATCAAATAGAACCTCCCGATGCGTCGATTGATGCGGAAGCCATCTATGCTACACTGCTCGAATTGCCCTCAGGTTACCGAATGGTGTTCAATTTGTACGTCGTTGAAGGATTTAAACACGAAGAAATCGCCCAACAATTGAACATCAACGTCGGCACTTCCAAGTCCCAGTTGAGCAAAGCAAGGGCCATGTTACAACAACTTTTAAAACAAAGAGGCTATGAGCAATACGGAACGATTTGA
- a CDS encoding ABC transporter ATP-binding protein — protein sequence MAPKNKLPQPTLKDRFAALKYLPPFFKEIWNTHPWMTAGNGLLRLVRSAIPFSTLYLGKLIIDEVVRLINSHSTDTSWLLWLIGLELGLAVLSDGLNRATSLLDALLGDLHANRSSIQIMEHAATLDLAQFEDPVFYDKLERARQQTVGRTALLAQTLAQFQDIITIGFLGAGLVVFSPWLILILVVSILPAFLGEFYFNAESYALSYQWTPQRRELDYLRYVGASNVNAKEVKLFNLSKFLTDRFREVSSGYYQQNKKLALRRAFWGALLTAVGTAGYYGAYGYIGLETVKGSITLGSLTFLAGSFRQLKSSLEGILNRFTSISQGALYLKDFFNFFHLQPEVASPLHPRPFPDVIQEGFVFENVSFRYPNASKWVFQNLSFTLKKGEKLAIVGENGAGKTTLVKLLTRLYDPTEGHILLDGVDLREYDLGELQRHIGVIFQDYIRLMMTAQANIAVGDIEHIHELPRVQTAAERSLAASLIQKFPNGLQQVLGRHFSGGTELSGGEWQKIALARAYMRDSELLILDEPTAALDARAEYEVFQRFAELTRGKMALLISHRFSTVRMADRIIVIENGELLESGSHETLMAQKGRYAELFQLQARGYN from the coding sequence ATGGCCCCAAAAAACAAACTTCCCCAACCCACCCTCAAAGACCGTTTTGCAGCACTCAAGTATTTACCCCCGTTTTTTAAGGAAATCTGGAATACTCACCCGTGGATGACGGCGGGCAATGGATTGCTGCGTTTGGTACGTTCGGCTATCCCTTTTAGTACGTTGTATTTGGGAAAATTGATTATTGACGAGGTAGTGAGGTTAATCAATTCACACTCGACGGACACGTCTTGGTTGTTGTGGTTGATTGGCCTTGAACTTGGGTTGGCGGTGTTGTCGGATGGCCTCAACCGTGCCACCTCCTTACTCGATGCGCTTTTGGGTGATTTGCACGCCAATCGTTCTTCCATTCAAATCATGGAACACGCCGCTACCCTCGATTTGGCGCAATTTGAAGACCCCGTTTTTTACGATAAACTGGAACGCGCCCGTCAGCAAACCGTCGGGCGGACGGCCTTGTTGGCTCAAACATTGGCGCAGTTTCAAGACATTATTACCATTGGTTTTCTAGGGGCGGGGTTGGTGGTGTTCAGTCCGTGGTTGATTTTGATACTGGTAGTGAGCATCTTACCCGCGTTTTTGGGAGAGTTTTACTTCAACGCCGAAAGCTACGCCCTTTCTTACCAATGGACGCCCCAGCGCCGCGAACTCGACTACCTGCGTTACGTAGGAGCCAGCAATGTGAACGCCAAAGAAGTGAAATTATTTAACTTGTCGAAGTTCCTGACCGACCGCTTTCGGGAAGTATCGAGCGGATATTACCAACAAAATAAAAAATTGGCGCTGCGACGGGCATTTTGGGGTGCGCTGCTGACGGCCGTGGGGACGGCGGGCTACTACGGTGCCTACGGTTACATAGGGCTGGAAACCGTCAAAGGGAGCATTACGCTGGGGAGTTTAACGTTTTTGGCAGGGTCGTTCCGACAGCTAAAATCTTCGCTCGAAGGGATTCTGAACCGTTTTACGAGCATTTCGCAGGGGGCATTGTACCTCAAAGATTTTTTCAATTTCTTTCACCTCCAACCCGAAGTGGCTTCGCCGCTGCACCCGCGCCCGTTTCCTGATGTCATCCAAGAAGGTTTTGTGTTTGAAAATGTCAGTTTTCGCTACCCAAATGCCTCCAAATGGGTGTTTCAAAACCTGAGTTTTACCCTAAAAAAAGGTGAAAAACTGGCGATTGTGGGCGAAAACGGGGCAGGAAAAACGACCCTCGTAAAATTGTTGACCCGCTTGTACGACCCCACCGAAGGCCATATTTTGCTAGATGGTGTGGATTTGCGAGAGTACGATTTGGGTGAACTACAACGCCACATTGGGGTGATTTTTCAGGATTATATTCGTTTGATGATGACCGCGCAGGCCAATATTGCCGTGGGCGACATCGAGCATATCCACGAACTCCCGCGGGTGCAAACCGCCGCCGAACGGAGTTTGGCCGCTAGCTTGATTCAAAAATTCCCGAATGGCTTGCAGCAGGTGTTGGGACGGCATTTTAGCGGAGGGACGGAGTTGTCGGGCGGAGAATGGCAAAAAATTGCCTTGGCCCGCGCCTACATGCGGGACTCTGAACTCCTGATTTTGGACGAACCCACCGCTGCCTTAGACGCCCGCGCCGAATACGAGGTGTTTCAGCGTTTCGCGGAATTGACCCGAGGAAAAATGGCGCTGCTGATTTCGCACCGTTTTTCTACCGTTCGCATGGCCGACCGTATCATTGTGATTGAAAACGGTGAACTGCTGGAATCGGGTAGCCACGAAACCTTGATGGCACAAAAGGGCCGCTATGCCGAGTTGTTTCAACTGCAAGCGAGAGGATATAATTAG
- a CDS encoding TonB-dependent receptor, whose translation MKFSLLLLGLGVVNVVVAQTTDTTSLSNRVFKLDEVVVSASRVQESVLRSPVSIEKATAQEFRRSAQPSFFDALENSKGVHMIVPSLGFKVLNARGFANTTNVRFAQLIDGIDNQSPHIGAPVGNALGPSDLDILSVEVIPGTASALYGMNAINGLANFQTKSPFDYQGLQLQQKLGVNHIKSEGVSPQLFNETSIRFAKAWNERWAMKVNTTFTKGYDWQANDKTDISPNINASAGLLGNDNPAYDPVSGYGNESSNRRTLTLAGRSIVVARTGYREADVVDYHFQNLKGDASLYFRPRKGLEINYTYRWAYLNNVYQRSNRFQLANYLLQQQAFQLKGRAFQVRAYVTSENTGKSYNLRSMAENIDRSFKSDNQWFTDFQSRFLEVQNQGTLADALRQARTYADAGRPQPQSDVFQQTLARLQDINNWDVGAALRVKANLYHAEGQWSLTDQWLTDWRKKTGMEVLAGFDHRTYSIVPDGNYFINPVSDSKNLTYGKTGGFLQVTQELFREKLKLGATLRADKADYFDLKLNPRFTTVYSLTESQHVRASYQSGYRFPSIFEGFSNINSGGVKRVGGLPVMSQGIFENSYIRTSIDAFQAAVTAGVNKLGTSKRDSLIKSNLGLLQKNSYTYLRPEFIQSFEIGYKGLWLRRRLFVDVDFYYNRYRDFMAQVEANIPNSTRADSLGYIMLDRTKQQRYRLWTNSKTIVRNFGTSVGLRYRTGNGLVMAGNVSFAQLDRKEANDGLEDGFNTPKWMTNVSISHDRLFKRWGAGLSYRYQSRFYYQSFLVNGDVPAIHVFDGQLTYAFANQKIDVKLGGTNLFNRYYYSILGGPQVGGFYYLAFTFGIGR comes from the coding sequence ATGAAATTCTCGCTACTTCTTTTGGGTTTAGGCGTTGTTAACGTCGTGGTAGCACAGACTACCGATACTACTTCACTTTCTAACCGTGTTTTTAAGCTGGACGAAGTAGTAGTCTCGGCTTCGCGGGTGCAAGAAAGTGTACTTCGGTCGCCCGTAAGTATTGAAAAAGCAACAGCACAAGAGTTTCGTCGGTCGGCTCAACCGTCGTTTTTTGATGCGCTCGAAAACAGCAAAGGGGTTCACATGATTGTGCCAAGTTTGGGGTTTAAGGTGCTCAATGCGAGGGGATTTGCCAATACAACCAATGTTCGTTTTGCGCAATTGATAGACGGCATTGACAATCAGTCGCCGCACATTGGCGCTCCCGTTGGTAATGCGTTAGGGCCTAGTGACCTAGATATTTTGAGCGTAGAAGTCATACCTGGAACGGCCTCGGCTTTGTACGGAATGAATGCAATCAATGGATTGGCCAATTTTCAAACCAAAAGCCCGTTCGACTACCAAGGGTTGCAACTGCAACAAAAATTAGGGGTAAATCATATTAAATCAGAAGGTGTTTCGCCCCAACTTTTCAATGAAACGAGTATTCGTTTTGCCAAGGCTTGGAACGAACGTTGGGCCATGAAAGTAAATACGACTTTCACAAAAGGATACGATTGGCAAGCCAATGACAAAACCGATATTTCCCCCAACATCAATGCTTCGGCGGGGCTTTTGGGCAACGATAACCCCGCTTATGACCCCGTGAGTGGCTACGGTAATGAGTCTTCCAATCGTCGAACACTCACTTTAGCAGGACGGAGCATTGTGGTGGCGCGCACGGGCTACCGCGAAGCCGATGTAGTGGACTATCATTTTCAAAATCTCAAGGGCGATGCAAGCCTCTACTTTCGCCCCCGTAAAGGCTTAGAAATCAATTATACCTACCGTTGGGCGTATCTCAATAACGTTTATCAACGTTCGAATCGCTTTCAGTTGGCCAATTACCTGCTCCAACAACAGGCGTTTCAACTGAAAGGACGGGCGTTTCAAGTGCGGGCGTACGTAACTTCTGAAAACACGGGAAAGTCGTATAACTTACGCTCGATGGCTGAGAATATTGACCGTTCGTTCAAGTCAGATAATCAGTGGTTTACGGACTTTCAGTCGCGTTTTCTGGAGGTTCAAAATCAAGGGACATTGGCCGATGCTTTGCGTCAAGCACGGACGTATGCTGACGCGGGTCGTCCACAACCACAATCCGACGTTTTTCAACAAACCTTAGCTCGTTTGCAAGACATCAACAATTGGGATGTGGGGGCGGCGTTGCGGGTAAAAGCAAATCTGTACCACGCCGAAGGGCAGTGGAGTTTGACTGACCAGTGGCTGACCGATTGGCGTAAAAAAACGGGAATGGAAGTGTTGGCGGGGTTTGACCACCGAACCTACTCGATTGTCCCCGATGGTAATTATTTCATCAATCCTGTGAGCGATTCTAAGAACCTGACCTACGGCAAAACGGGTGGTTTTCTGCAAGTGACGCAGGAGTTGTTTAGGGAAAAATTGAAACTTGGCGCTACGCTGAGGGCCGATAAAGCCGATTATTTTGACCTAAAACTAAACCCTCGTTTCACTACTGTCTATTCTTTGACGGAGTCGCAACACGTGCGGGCTTCGTACCAAAGTGGCTACCGTTTTCCAAGCATTTTTGAAGGTTTTTCCAACATCAACAGCGGTGGGGTAAAAAGGGTAGGGGGCTTGCCCGTAATGTCGCAAGGAATTTTTGAGAACTCCTACATTCGTACGTCCATCGATGCTTTTCAGGCGGCCGTGACGGCAGGAGTCAATAAATTGGGGACGTCAAAACGGGACAGCCTGATAAAGAGCAATCTGGGTCTTTTACAAAAAAACTCATACACCTATTTGCGGCCTGAATTTATTCAATCTTTTGAAATAGGCTACAAAGGGTTGTGGCTAAGACGGCGACTGTTTGTCGATGTCGATTTTTACTACAATCGTTACCGCGATTTTATGGCGCAAGTAGAAGCCAATATCCCGAACTCGACACGCGCCGATTCGTTGGGCTACATTATGCTCGACCGTACGAAGCAGCAGCGTTACCGTTTGTGGACAAACTCAAAAACCATTGTACGTAATTTCGGGACGAGCGTTGGGCTGCGGTATCGAACAGGAAATGGGCTGGTAATGGCAGGAAATGTCTCTTTTGCCCAACTTGACCGAAAAGAAGCAAACGATGGCTTGGAAGATGGTTTTAATACCCCCAAATGGATGACCAATGTGTCGATAAGCCACGACCGATTGTTCAAACGTTGGGGGGCAGGGCTTAGTTACCGTTACCAAAGTCGTTTTTACTATCAATCGTTTTTGGTGAATGGTGATGTCCCAGCCATTCACGTGTTTGATGGTCAGCTGACGTATGCGTTTGCTAACCAAAAAATAGATGTAAAGCTGGGAGGAACCAATCTTTTTAACCGATATTACTATTCGATTTTAGGCGGACCGCAAGTAGGCGGATTTTATTATTTGGCGTTTACTTTCGGAATCGGGCGTTGA
- a CDS encoding 7TM diverse intracellular signaling domain-containing protein yields MISLGNHIEFYEDKSQLFGIEKLQKLPPKAFQKNTKTAPNFGVRSSKVWLKVLVENQTAEALYLLCDEENIFKVEVYVINQKGEVNYYKTGFLEKYNSRFFQNNQLTVPLGTYPQTLYIGISGDATLLASMYVASEKALASWQHWNDTFEGAFLGWMLLVFLYNLFIFVQLRERLYLTYCVYVITCTFVVIRLEGIGFDLLWPEYPSFNRWIDTPSVINTWLVILFAMQFLQTKAIVPRLHRILQVYLGMVSCLPMLEFFNVRPLSNNLTMLSFLISCALLMTTATTVFWKGLRQARFYLLGWTVFLGSVVVITLWKMGIITSTHFLVYNAFPIGTMLEAALFSFALADRFRIFRQEADDARSLSLKRLEENEKLLAEYQRVQEQNRQLQAKDSQVILQDAPQPLKRLSVPSMNGVLFLPLSDIIRLQAMGSYCTIFLTQHKKVMASKPLADFEPFLVENGFVRIHKSHLINVGQVARYIKGEGGSVVMTDESEVSVSRTKKAELLAILGI; encoded by the coding sequence GTGATTTCGCTGGGAAACCATATTGAGTTTTATGAAGATAAAAGTCAACTGTTTGGTATAGAAAAACTTCAAAAACTTCCGCCAAAAGCGTTTCAAAAAAATACTAAAACGGCTCCTAATTTTGGCGTCCGCAGCTCAAAAGTATGGTTGAAGGTATTGGTCGAAAACCAAACGGCTGAGGCTCTTTATCTGCTTTGCGATGAAGAAAATATTTTCAAAGTCGAGGTGTACGTAATTAATCAAAAAGGTGAAGTAAACTACTACAAGACAGGCTTTTTAGAAAAATACAACAGCCGATTTTTTCAAAATAATCAGCTGACAGTACCGCTGGGAACATATCCCCAAACACTTTATATTGGCATAAGTGGCGATGCTACTTTGCTGGCGTCGATGTACGTGGCGTCGGAGAAAGCGCTGGCGAGTTGGCAACACTGGAACGATACTTTTGAAGGTGCCTTTTTGGGATGGATGTTACTGGTGTTTTTGTATAATTTATTCATTTTCGTACAATTACGCGAGCGCCTTTATCTTACCTATTGCGTTTATGTGATTACGTGTACGTTTGTGGTGATTCGACTCGAAGGGATTGGTTTTGACTTACTTTGGCCCGAGTATCCATCTTTTAATCGTTGGATAGACACCCCGTCGGTGATTAATACGTGGTTGGTCATTTTGTTTGCGATGCAGTTTCTTCAAACCAAGGCCATTGTGCCGCGCTTGCATCGTATTCTGCAAGTATATTTGGGGATGGTATCTTGCTTGCCGATGCTTGAATTTTTTAATGTTCGTCCGTTGTCTAACAACCTTACAATGCTCTCATTTTTGATAAGTTGTGCTTTGCTGATGACAACGGCCACCACCGTTTTTTGGAAGGGACTACGACAAGCTCGGTTTTATTTGTTGGGGTGGACGGTATTTCTTGGCTCGGTGGTCGTTATTACGTTGTGGAAAATGGGAATTATTACGAGTACTCATTTTTTGGTATATAATGCTTTCCCTATTGGGACAATGTTAGAAGCGGCGCTTTTTTCGTTTGCCCTGGCCGACCGCTTTCGTATTTTTCGGCAAGAAGCCGACGATGCGCGCTCATTGTCGCTGAAACGTTTGGAAGAAAACGAAAAACTATTGGCTGAATACCAGCGAGTTCAGGAGCAAAACCGTCAATTGCAAGCGAAAGATTCCCAGGTTATTCTCCAAGATGCCCCCCAACCGCTCAAGCGCCTATCGGTGCCATCAATGAACGGCGTGCTTTTTTTGCCGTTATCGGATATTATTCGTTTACAAGCAATGGGAAGTTATTGCACCATTTTTTTGACCCAACATAAAAAGGTGATGGCCTCCAAACCGCTGGCTGACTTTGAGCCTTTTTTGGTAGAAAATGGGTTTGTGCGTATTCATAAGTCGCACCTTATCAATGTTGGTCAGGTAGCGCGTTACATCAAAGGAGAGGGCGGAAGTGTGGTGATGACCGACGAAAGTGAAGTGAGCGTATCACGTACGAAAAAGGCCGAGCTACTCGCAATTTTAGGGATTTGA